In Helicoverpa zea isolate HzStark_Cry1AcR chromosome 3, ilHelZeax1.1, whole genome shotgun sequence, the sequence atagataaataaaattcaacaactTTCAGCTGGGGTATAAAAACcgtgtaaactagtgttattagtaaaaatagttttattacataattatggtttaattttgccgccccctaaatagtgccgcccggggcatttgCCCCAACgccacgctacgctaatggttggtcttaaatcgtttttaataatttttaattttgaaaatgatgttTCAATAGaagtaactgaaaccggcagtgtaagtaatattcttagcgctattgctgtgttcggaaatattgaaatcaaattattggtagaaagatattgtattttttaaatattacgtgataagtcgctcgatttgccgccccctaggacgtgccgcccgcgtgcggtgcacgccttgcacgcccgcttacggcgggcctgacgAGCACTTAGAATTcctgaaaaaaaatcttctgtTCAATAATGTCTCTGTTACTTATACTcgcattttttaattattccaGTCACGCTTGCGTGGAATTTtaaggtgcgtctacacggtgcaagtaacttgcgcatgttgaggaatttatgcgcaggttacatgcattttagaAACGTGCGGATCTAGCGACTCGCTCATGTACCATAGGGctcttgcgcatgttaacttgctccagctacatgcaccgtgtagacgcacccttgaTGACAGCATTTAGTTACGCGTGGGTATAGTAGACAGGCATGGCTAGGTCAAAGTACGAAATTCTCTGTTAGTGATATAGCCCGCGTTGCGCGGAATTTGGAAATTTGGTTGCAACACAAAGCTCCGGTCAATCTCATACAGGCGGAAAAGCTTATATTTCTGCTTTCATAGCCCCAGATTACTAGCTCTCGCCCGCAGTTCTAAAAAACTCTTCATACAACCaatgattgaaataaaacaatattttaaaaattacgtaagtaaattattattatgacatatctttaaaaaaaaaacttctatttaCACAAAAACGAAATAACAGGCAATTACAACATTATGGGCATctaaaattatgttgtttttaataaatacttatcaTCTTAATACTTTCATCAGCAGTTTTGGTAAGTAGATTACCAGCTAAATTATGGTTGATACATCACATGATCACTATCTTAATTAActgtattaggtaggtacattacatACCTGTAGCATTCAGTTGCGACGATTATAAAAAAGTTCTgtcttattttaaaaaacttgACTTTAGGAACTTAACATTGAGAAAACGTTAACGTCGCCTGATCTCGATAAACTTTGTTTGGTCAGCAACAAAAATTAACACTGCTTTAACTTGATTATAATGACACAAGgaattttatgaatttattgGCATTAAATTGGCATGAAATTAACTCCTTACCTATTGTATCGTGATCAGcggatatacctacctatttggaATTTTGGTATGAACTACTTAATAAATAGTCCTCATTCTTACAACCTCACAATTATTGGAATGCTTTTTCCTATCTTCAATAAGTAACATTACCTAAGGATTGTCTCTAAAATACCTCTATCAATTATCGTTATGTAAACCGAAATAATGCAATTAACATTGCCAATAAAAGATTCTTACATAGGTATACTTACATACTAAACATAATTCTGattcaaaatttacaaaacccCTTTCGAGAGAAAGTATTGTCTTAACTTATAGACAGTACCTACTAGATACAATTTAACAACCATGAGTACGAATATTATCACATAACATGtactgcaaaaatattttcacaaaaaccaCTTTGATAGTCTCATAATATAAACGCTTCCAGCGTTTAGTTTTTAATCGAAGCCGAGGAGACACTGCGTCTTCGTTACCGACATGATACAATATTTCAACATATTGCTacgcataatattttttttacctaaccACTTTTGACAAAAAACATCTCATGAACGCACAGTAGTCTCACTAACGCACACGTCAAGTCACGTCATATAAGTATTCATAACCGagcattgtttttaatttgactAAGGTTTATTGTTCTGCATTTCTAAAAAGATATTGAATTGAATCTTCGTGAAGAgcaatcattaacattataatgcCACCCGAGAGTATTCCCAAAATTGCGAGTAGTAAATTAATACTTTTGCCATGGTTGTTCTCGTTAATTTCTGGCACTAAATCTGCAAGTGCTATGTAAAAGAATGTTCCGGCTGTTGCGGCATAGATCCACTGGGATGCAGATTCATGATCTTCTGCAAGCCAGATTCCACCTGCCATGCCCATAAAACTGAGCACTGAAGAAAGTAGATTATAATAAAGTGCACGCTTGATACTCATTCCGGAGCGTAACAGCACAGCGAAATCTCCGAGCTCATGAGGCAGCTCGTGACAAAACACGGCCAATGCTGTTGCGAAACCAGTTACCGGATCTCCGCTAAAGGCCGCTCCAATTGCTAGCCCATCTGTCAAATTGTGTAGTCCGTCTCCTACAATCACCATGAGCGCTGTAGACGTCATCGGTCGATCGACCGGCGGCGGAGGTGAACCCGGCATCATTGCGCCGAGTTCTATTGGCTCTATTTGTTTTCCTGAATCCGATTTCATGTCGGTCACTGATATTCCCGAATCGTGAGAATGTGCGTGACCTCCATTTATTGTTTGCATTATTGCTTCGACACTGTAGAAAAGTAAAATCGTAAGGAAGGTAACACTGCATTTTAAAACAACTTCGGTTTCTTCCTGCGGGGCTGAGGGAGGGCCGTGTGATTTCAGTGCATGCGGCAGTAGATGCAGGAGAGCGTCTCCGCACAGAGTACCGACAGCTACAGCCACCAGGAAGTGCAGAACGTGGCTGAATATCACCGACTTTAGTAATGGCACTATTGCTACTCCGAGAAGCCCCGTTGCACTGATGACTAATATACTTAATGTGGCATATATCCAAGCTGGAACAAATACATTGAATTAAATGAAGTTTAACGTGGATTATTAAATAGTTACTCATTAATTAGATGGAAGTTTCGAGTTCAttgaatttttatgtataagTACTCACTCCAAAACTTGTCCAATTTCGGTGCAGGTGCTTCTGTTTTGTAACAAGACCGTTGATCTAGCTGATATACTAAGGCGGGACACATTTCCAGGAACGTTTTTGGCCTGATTGTTATCACTCCAGGTGCTTCATTTTCCATCCCATACACTTCCAAAATTTCTCTCGGGGACAGACATGGTTTTTGCAAGATGGGTTCAGCTGGAAGTGTATAAAATATTCGTTAGTAATTTAAAACTAAGTACAATCAGGCACTCGCTCGCTAAAATGTCAGTAGGCTTTACCGTATCTACGTTTGTTATCTTAAGATCAACTTGTTATTTAATATGTCTAAGTGTGTAGTTACTAGGTACATTGTGATAAACGTGCAACGCAATGACAATATTCAACAATACATTCATTCATGGATTTATGTGACAGATCCTTGGCCGGGGTCAGACGGCTACGCAAGAGCAGCCGTCCACTCTGTAATAGGATAATCGCGATTATAAAGGACAGTTCTCCGTCCAATGGCGTCATGAGCTGTTTTAGCGGACACAGGGACATAATGCGGGCAATAAAGACTAGGCCAGAACATCTCAACAAAGGACTtgttaaagtttaaatattttcattgaaataactTGGCATGAAACGAATAGGTACCTTTTACATGTTCCTGTATGAGAAGATTACGAGTTATTAATTTCTAATCATGCATAAAATGTATGTTGATGATTAAAGTTATCTTCCAACATATAAGGGTTACGGCTGACATCGTTTATGCTGTCGCAATAAACGAGAAAGCAGCGGAACTATCTGCATCGCTTTCTACCAAACACTGGTACAAGTCACACCGGATTTCAAAACTTTGTTCATATTTCGTTGATTGAACAATATATAAAACAGCTGTTACTATATTTACTGATTTGACGGAGGCACACTTCGACCTCTTTAAAGGTTACAAGGAAATATCGCGCAGAAGCGCAAATACACCCAACTGTAGCCTAGATCTCAATTTAGTTAAGCACATATTTACCtatctaaaaagaaaaaaaaatctaaaggaTTGAATCATAAAAAGCAATTTCAAGAGATTGGTCACACTTCAGCGAAGAATATAGCGTACTTTGGCTACctttaaaattgataaaaaatcgTGACAGTCGCTTGGCCAGGAAATGGAATTCCGTTGATTGCAATAATAAGTTTTTGCTTTCGTACAATACATAGGTACGTAGGcactttttatatttctatgCAAAATGGGTCTTTTCGTAGAATCAGACAgcgtttaagtttttatctTCAGAATAGGAATTTTGTTAtagctatttaaataatattttggaaaataaataaaaaaaataaaaactacttaataTACTAAAGGATAGTATAGTACGAACTGAGCAATTGCACAAGTTAGCTGCTGAAAAAAGTTGGAACAACTTTGTTaagtaaaggacaatgcctaaaaacgtccccacccaccaacagacttgaaagtagtgtcattggatgcgcctcatttaatagatatttttttattatggagacatattccaaaagtatggggtttaggaactataagacaatttagtatccttaataatcaattaacttcaagtttgttaaccaattactcggagttgcGTGGACAGATTTTGAAATCTTTTTTTGTATGTAGAGAAACTATCTCAAAGCTAGTccgattttattttcatcaagatcttttaagcagtttttgagttatcatcagttaaaataatcggtttgaaAAGGCAATGTAGGATGTCGTAAGGACACCTTCATCATCTCCAACAGAGTTGAACCTGGTGTCATCAGAAGCGCCTCATTTGATAGATCATTTCTTACTATGGTGACGTACTCCGAATGTATGGGTATTAGGAACTATAAGACATTTCATTCCATACATAATCGAATCCCTTCGGGTTTTTCACCGACTACCAACCTAGATTTGAGTAGACaatgcagattttttttttttacataacgaAAGATTACTTCAAGGGTGGTGTTATACAACTTTAATCGAGAACTGaccagcagtttttgagtttgtttctttgactTTTGGTTTCGTTAATCATTATGTTAAACTCAACCggtataaaataaacttgttgGCCTGCAGATTGATGACTAAAAATTATCAGATGCTTCTTATTGTTATACAATGACATTTTACGCATAATATGGACTTTTATTTTCGAAATGCTTCGGCAAGAAACTCAACTGACAGAGATGCGGCCATTTTATTAGTTCTTAAAAGTTATAATAGTTTTTACTATTTGTTTACCACTTGCCCATCCTTTATGCAATTATATTGGAGTTAGCTTCCAGCACAACAGGATGCCACCTAATATCAATGTTTTAAGAGGGCGATTGTCAGTAACCATTCAGCTATTCCTTAACCATGTGCTCTTTTTTTTAAGAtgtaaagttaaataattaatgtcaATATTTATGACTTTTACTTAAGAGAAAAGTTctatgtcttttttttttgatttataCATTTCCGAGTTCATTTAAAATATgggtttgttttaaaatattttatttatttattttaataagtatgttTTGGTCGTAACTAAACTATTAACTAAGTATCAAACTGGGTTAGGTTTACCACAGTTTTTCCCGTATGCTCAAAAAATTATTAGTCAGTTCTGGATGAAACTTTAATGGGACACACTTGAGGTAGCTCCTGTCCAACAAAAAATGATAATCAGAATCGGCTTGGTCTtgagtaatttgttttatacacctgctaacctaacctaacgttACGTTAATTGTGGATAGTAAAATGTCGAATATATCTTAAACTCCAAACATTTGGAGTATgtcgtcatagtaaaaaaatatctatcagaCAAGGCGCTTCTGATGACACTAGGTTCAATTCTGTTGGAGTCAGtaaaggtccatacaaaatcattaaaccaattattattgtaaccggtgataactcaaaagttTCTAAAAACATCCCGTTGAAAATGATATCGGACTAACGTAAACGTACACGttctttgcattaaaacaaaaataatcaaaatcggtccacgcaactccgagtaattggttaacaaacttgaagttaattgattattaaggatactaaaatggcgtgtatttccaaaaccccatacatttggagtaaatcgttttgataatcatgatctatcgaaggatgcgcttccgatgacactagtttcaagtctgttggtgggtggggacagggtccatacaaaatccggcattgtcctttatttctttatttagacTATAGATCAGATACTATTTTCAGTGATTTCCAaaatcactagccgttttcctctATTTGTCATTTGTTAATTACGAGCAAAACGAATTCGTACAAGTTGTAGCTAATTTTAGCCAGCTCTGTATCTAATGCTAAACGAAGTTTGAAGAAATTCGTTGCAGTTAAGTGGTTTTCATGTTTTTGCACAAGTGGTTCATTTGAATATGTGGTTCCTTAAGTTCATTAAGATCATGTCATGGTATATTAAAGCGTTCATAGGAGATTTATCAGACGACTTTATTTTCCTAATCGATGTGTAAGACGCCCGTGATTTTGAAAGTTTCCGTAATCGACAACTCAGCAACAATCAAGATTGTCAGATGAGGAAATCTAATAATTCGctctttttgttattattgttatacattCATAGACTGCGGCAAGTAAAATTGTTACATCTCATGATTCCAGCAAATTAAGTAAACAGTATGGCGGTATGATATCAAATTGAACCTTAGTTTGAACAATGTTCATGGTGTAGCCTTGCAAGTTTTTTCATAGACACTTCCAATCAagggtaaattaaaattactcattttatttcaatgaacACTGATTAGGCCATGTTTCCTCCTTTCCTTTAGGTGTTTACATTTTAACTTTCAAGGTTTAATAATGTCACGTTTCGCTGTTTCACTGAACTCGATATTTCTTTGTAACATACATTGTTTATACTTTTACTATACCAGCCAGACATGGGCACTCACGTGTGTGTGATTAAAGTTTTCCGTATGATGATTTTGTATGACGTTCGTAGTCTAACTAAACCTAAGTGAAAATTTACTTTTTACATGTGCATGATATTACACCCTTTGAGAGTAAAGTATCGTATGAAGATGGATAGTAACCGGGGTTAAGGTTTTTACGAATTGATGCAGAAAACAGCGAAACCATTATAGTTACCAGATCAGACAGATACTTAGCTGAATACTTATGGATAGATGGATTCTTATTGAGCATCCACCCTGGCAGTTAGGCATGTTAGTTGTCGCCTTTATGACTacgtcattattttattagggTGGCTTTATGATATTCATCGCATAGAATATTCCATGCGCTTGTTATCTAATCTTCTACTTATTATTTCagatacacaaataaatacgactttgtattttatttatctgtctATCATGATTCTACTGTTCCGGAATTGTAAATATACTGCTTTGTAAATAGGTACAAATTATTAGTGTTATTATCTTACTCTATTACAAAGTACAAGCGAAATGTTTACCGACTGTAAAAATCTTGTCTCGAGTTTCCTCTACCGATAAGGGATTGTTGTAGTTATCAAACAACCCTTCTAATTACTCTGTTACACAAATAAAGCTGATTCTTTACTTGCAAAGGAGGTTACACGTGGAcgtaattttactttttacaatataagtAAGATGAGCGTAACGTGTTTTTTAATCGAGATTTACGATTTAGGTGAAAATGGCGTGTCAGATTAAAGTTTATATGGAATACTGACCAGGAGGTGGAGATCTGCGGTGCCTGTGCTGTTGGTCATGCAGCTGTCGGAAGGTGCCGTTGATGCGATGGATAGCGAGGTCGTGCGGCGACGTGAACACACGGCCACCGAGCCCCAGGCTGTCTAACAGATGCTCGAAACCCTGCAAAGAAAAAACAGGTTCTTCAAATTCTtgttttaaattcagaattaAGGGTGAGTTTTCTGAATAAAGGGCTAGTACATAGTTAGGTAGTTTGTGTTTCTCAATCGCTTTGAACATATATCTACTTTATTAATTggatacttatttaatatttttcgtaaGTGACCTAATAATTTGCAGTCGTTATCTAATAATGTAACTAATAACATCAATgctttaaagttatttaagtgCGTAATTACTTAGAATTAGTGGATTAACATTAAGATATTAGTTATTATGATAAAATGTTCCATAATAGTGAAATGTTGACGTGAGATTGCTTATCGCAGAATTTTTATTGCACCTTATTTCCTGATTCCTTACATGGTGTGTATCACATTGAATCAATTTTAACGCATCGTCAATTATGTAAAGTGTTCTATACAATTGACCTACTATCGCTTTATAATTGTATCGAGAAGGCCAAATTAAATTCGTGGCTTAACTGTTATCGGCAGATCAAGTAAGGTGAGGACTGCtttgtcatgtttttttttaattttaccatGAACCTAGTGACTGAAGTCTACCAGTCAAGTTGAAGGACAGACGGCTTTGAACAAGTGCCACCACAAACGATAACTGCAATAAGCCTTATCAATAAAGGTATCTATCATTCTGAATTCGCAACGGTCGTAAAATTTTGATAGCTAAAGATTATGTTGTATCTGAAGATATTACACACGTTTTACttgatgaaaaatattattgaagacTTAATATCCAAAAATATAG encodes:
- the LOC124646132 gene encoding zinc transporter ZIP10 — its product is MLTTSAVVVLVLALCAADTGSPGPGQGPPATSAAPAPTQLDVANDTLPAEQYFIDKIFDKYGDKGVITFEGFEHLLDSLGLGGRVFTSPHDLAIHRINGTFRQLHDQQHRHRRSPPPAEPILQKPCLSPREILEVYGMENEAPGVITIRPKTFLEMCPALVYQLDQRSCYKTEAPAPKLDKFWTWIYATLSILVISATGLLGVAIVPLLKSVIFSHVLHFLVAVAVGTLCGDALLHLLPHALKSHGPPSAPQEETEVVLKCSVTFLTILLFYSVEAIMQTINGGHAHSHDSGISVTDMKSDSGKQIEPIELGAMMPGSPPPPVDRPMTSTALMVIVGDGLHNLTDGLAIGAAFSGDPVTGFATALAVFCHELPHELGDFAVLLRSGMSIKRALYYNLLSSVLSFMGMAGGIWLAEDHESASQWIYAATAGTFFYIALADLVPEINENNHGKSINLLLAILGILSGGIIMLMIALHEDSIQYLFRNAEQ